The region ATGGTTTAATATTGTTACTCACGTTGATACAAAACAGACAGGTCATTCTGTGAAGGTAATTTTGATCTCTCGACATTGCTAAAACTTTTGGTATTACTGTATTTTGTGCCCATTCTGGCCCGAATTTTTCcaccaattttttcaaatttaatgtAGCTGCTTCTCTGATAGCGTACACGTGATCTACCAGCCAAGTCATGCACAGAGAATTTAATTTCTCGTCGAAAAATTCAACACCGAGTTGTCCAGCTAATAATGGCATGTACCTAGATCatgtttacatttaatattttcaataaccAGTCCAGAAATAAAGTTTACTATCAGACATACGTACTCTATAATGGCTAATCTCACTCGCCATTTCGAATCCTCAGCTAACTCTACAATAGCTGGCAAAAGCGACTGTGAAAGTTGTTGTATGCCAATAACTTCATTAACGCATTCTAAATTACTGATAATGTTGAGTCGTACTTCTGAACATTCATCTCTAAGTTGTGACAAGAATAAAGGTAGGAGATGTTCGATTGTACTGTAAATTTAGACATTTTTAATGTTATTGTCGTGTAATCAATAACTTACTTacttactttactttacttttatATTCACATAAGAAATTTATACGTACTTGTGTTTCCCAAGTATTGGACTAAGGCCCATTATAACACTTGCTAAAGCTGATTTCACGTGTTGATTTGGATCTGATACAAGTTCTTTAACTATAGGTAATATATTTGTCATAATTATGGATTCTTGATTAAATTTATCAAGGTTCTGACAAAAGTCGCGAACTTTATCTGCTGCTGCAGCTCTTACTTCAGCTTCTATATCTTTTAAGAGTACATGAAATGCTGGTACAAGATCTATATTTGTAATTTCTGGACCAACAGCCTTTTGTAGCTAGAACataataaatagaaattaagAATGATAAATAACTATGCAAGCTCCAATTGTCCACAAAAAGAGTAGATATGGAAAAGGGTATTTACATCGGTAAATTTATCTGCAACCATATAACGTACACGCCATGACTGATCAGTTGCACACTGTCGAAGTGTGGTCATAACTAATTGTTCTACATCTTCTCGTGGCAACAAAGCTGCAATGCTGACACAAGCTTCAACAGCTAGGAGACGTACTGAATCCTGTGGAGTTTAAATATTATGTGAGTTCTATGAATATACGACTATCACAATAATGAAAGgaataatttttatgttgccTTACTTGTTCATCTTGTGCTAAAATGACAAACATGGGAATTAAATCTGCTTTCACATATTCAATTTCCATAACTTTCGCAAATTCTCCTAAGTTTGAAGCAGCAGATCGACGTGCCATTGGTGTGTCATCTTGGCACAATTTGCGAAAGTGACATCGTAAAGATGCTATGCGTGGATGAAAAACACAAATATATGAATTAATTTTGCATATTCCCATGTTCTAAAACTGAGATTATCTTTTTTACCTTTAACCGATGGACTAACTCGTGGATAACAGACACTGAATAGGCCACATGCCGAGGTTCTTGAGGTGAACCAATCGCCTCCTGCTAAACGATCTATCAAAGGAACAAACTGGTCCTCTAAGTCTTGTGGACTATGTTGAGCAGCAATTGTTCTCAAAGATTCCACTGCTTTGTCCCGAACTACTGTTTCTTCAACTGTGGCCAAGGTCTCTAATGGTTTCtaaattaaaacaaattttGCATGAATGCCTATTTTTAATATCAAAATTTGCCTGTACTACCGAAAACCGGTCACATCCGATTTAGCTGAAATTTTGCAAATagcttcattttgcataaaaacaaTGTTTACGagaaggatttttggcgactcgaaatTTAAGGCCCAGAATTTTTCGAAGAATGTTTTTACCATTTTAGTGTCACTTCCTGTAATTTTGAAAACTTTTATGTTCCGATTTCACTGAGATTCTGAAAACAGATTCTTTTTAGATAAAAACAATATTTCGTAGAAGTTTTGGTTTGGGTTAGGTCtgggtttttaaaaattttaggaCATAActttcgagtcgccaaaaatccttctCGTAAACATAGTTTTTCTACAAAATGAGACAATCTTCAAAATTTCAACTCAATTGGATGTGACAAGTTTCTTGACGTTTTGCCCAAAATTTGATGTAATAGGTTTAACAGCAATGTCAAATCATCACCCTCTACGATACAAACCTTATTGCATCATAATAAAGAGATAAATTATTTTAGTACATATAATATAATCATGCGATTAAAAATGTtactattaataaaattattgtgaTCAATTAGAAATATAATTGAAACATTAATAGAAAGTATGCaatagaatttcaaaattttacccTTAGGAATAGATTTATATGCAAGCcaataaaattataaacaatattattaCCAATAAGCAGTGAACATATTCTGGACCTCCTACAAGAGGTGTGAATTGTCCAAGTTGTTCTGCTAATGCTAGGAGAACTTCGTCTTCATCGTACATAGACTCtgttaaaaatggtattaaTTCACTACGTGTTCGTTCGACGCCCAAAGCAAGAGCAATCGTGGATAGCTTCTTTATCGAGTTCAGCCGTAACTGTAACACAAAAGATTCTATGGAAATATAAGTGTGGAATTAATTTAATTAGCATCTTCAATGCTTTTGCTCTATTCTAGTAGTATAATATATTTCTTTGGCCAGAAGTTTTGAACGCTTGGACACTGCAACGTGATAATTGTTGCAGGCTCGGACGGATAAAAACGTTAGGCGTGTTAATATGAAAAGCAGAATATTGGTAGTAAACTGACAGGAGACTAAACGTATATTTTGCTCGGTAGTACGCTACCGCTCCAGCCGCCTTGACACTGTATCTTCTCCAGTGGCTGTACGTGCTTTAGCAAGCCGATTATTTTGCAACCGTATAATATTGAGTTTTAGCACATTCCGAATTACCTGCACATCTTCGTTTTTTAGTTCGTCGATTAAAACAGCGATCGGATAAAGACTGTCGTCCGCGTGAGAGTCGCTCGCCGCCATTTTGCTGCCGATCACACCAGCGCTTGGAAACTCCTGTGCATCAAGTAATGTTCAAATTACTGCGCCATCTGATGGTTGTTACTTTTTCAGCGAACTAGCGGCAtatgtaaaatttattttcgtttacgcgtatattcttgtaatttACGAGCATGCCAAAATCTATGCTATACACAATAAATCGATAGAATTCACATTGTATTTTCAGAAATATCCACTCTTACGTATAAACAGGTATAAACTACAACGATTTGTGAACTTTATCATTTAGCTGTGTGGTTTGAGATATCTTTATTtagagaaatatattttttatatgtttCTTCTTGTTAAATAGCCGTAGTGTATTACTACTAACTAGCGTGTAGTACTGTTTACAGTTAAAATGGGGcaagaaataatatattttgtaaatttaattccctccaaaaaatcagaaaaatacattacaaaaatttgtatattCTGAATTAAATGTATCATCACGATTATACTAGCCAACATTACTAACTTTGTACTATTAATTTCACTACAGTTCTTCACTCGATTTCCAGTTGGGTCTCGTTATTGTTAATTTGTAGCTTATTGTAAATAGAATTGCAAAACTTAACCACGATTTGTATTAGGCAAATAGAACGACGAAGAATActtttcaaacataaatatcatGTTTGTCGGTAACGTTGAACGCAGCACTAGAATGATATTCTGAGAATTCAATTGACAGTTATGAAAAAACACATTACTCATCCGGTCTATTCTCTAATGGTTTGTGATAATGTGTGATTCGTAAGATACACGTCATATTGAATAAAGAGTTTCCTTCTAGCGATAACCTCGTTGTTTTCCGCAAttttttgaacaatttattcGTTTATTCACCTATTTTCGTTTCAAATGCAAACACAGTATCCTCTCGGCAAGAGTTCGGTACGTTTTAGACGTTAGTACATCCTTGCTATCTCTTCTGGTTTTTGATTCTTTTGCCTTGCCAAAggggaatgaaaaataaagtccCAGCAGAATCCTCTCTGGTCCCAGTTACACGATGTAAACACGCTGTAGCGAGTTCAGTTCAGAGCGTCTAGATAGCAGCGCCATGTTCCAACGGCGTGTTATTTGCGAAATACCACTATGAATTGCCAAAATTCAGTCGGTTAAGCAGAATTTTAGTCTAAACagagacgaggtataaggatagaccaatcatcttatgggacttcatgtctcatgttctgaaatatcgactgttcaaaaaatcagaggttttggtatgccctatcgaaggcgtagttgccaaatcacatccgagaatattcgtcgcatagtcgccaatttactgttactgtCGTGTAATGCACAGTgcgtatttcggctattttctaagttacagtcgcaattctggagaagtaaacgaaacgagccattacatgattaattcaacctgaatTGCCATTCATACCTGAACCTCCCCTtccccttttcttttttttcatttattctatattttcgactaaTTTTCTCATGCAGAATCATCCcctccacgtttataccattttgggacaccctataaaCATATGGAACAAAATAGTTTATGAAACTTTAAAGTCTCAGAAATTTATTACAGATGCCCCTGCATGAGAGCAACCACATTGCGCGGTCGCAAAGCAAATGGCCTATTACTTAGaggtataattttttaaaataaattgtacctaTCGATTTATTGCGGTTATATTGAATCGCAAAAATATCTATTTTCTCTTCAATATTCAGGTTTAGATTACgtatgttttattaataaattcagTGTTAATGAATAAATGTCCTCATTCACTGAATTATTTAATAGATATTACGGTAATTTTGTTACTTAAATATTATCCAGATTTAATTATTACTgggtaataatttaataattattggataattttttaattgctaCACTTCGTATTTATAGGTAATTCTCTactaatgaaatttttaggatatGGTATATTTGATACAGATCTGCAAAACGtactttaataaataaaaaagttacataatacaacttttagtattatctctgcaatttcgaccaattgaaatatttttcaaaaatttttttgacgttatgtagcaaaccaattgttctaacttctcaaaaacaaaaaaatccaAATCGTATGGTGCAATATTAtgaaagttatgcgatttttaagagcgtccgaatattaactCCTTCGTATTCCTGGACGAGATATTTCGCGACCTGATACTTGTCCATTAACGCTTTTGACGATAAATCTCTCTACCTGGCACCAATATTTTGAAACTATGGACGAATATATTTCATAACTAATTCTATTCTTATGGCTGAAAGGAAGaaataaatgcaatttttatcaatttgttgaaattaattttatttacttcCTACATGATATAACTCAAAGCATGGTGTTACGCATCAAGCAACGTTACACTTCCGACGAAA is a window of Halictus rubicundus isolate RS-2024b chromosome 4, iyHalRubi1_principal, whole genome shotgun sequence DNA encoding:
- the Pp2a-29b gene encoding protein phosphatase PP2A regulatory subunit A is translated as MAASDSHADDSLYPIAVLIDELKNEDVQLRLNSIKKLSTIALALGVERTRSELIPFLTESMYDEDEVLLALAEQLGQFTPLVGGPEYVHCLLKPLETLATVEETVVRDKAVESLRTIAAQHSPQDLEDQFVPLIDRLAGGDWFTSRTSACGLFSVCYPRVSPSVKASLRCHFRKLCQDDTPMARRSAASNLGEFAKVMEIEYVKADLIPMFVILAQDEQDSVRLLAVEACVSIAALLPREDVEQLVMTTLRQCATDQSWRVRYMVADKFTDLQKAVGPEITNIDLVPAFHVLLKDIEAEVRAAAADKVRDFCQNLDKFNQESIIMTNILPIVKELVSDPNQHVKSALASVIMGLSPILGKHNTIEHLLPLFLSQLRDECSEVRLNIISNLECVNEVIGIQQLSQSLLPAIVELAEDSKWRVRLAIIEYMPLLAGQLGVEFFDEKLNSLCMTWLVDHVYAIREAATLNLKKLVEKFGPEWAQNTVIPKVLAMSRDQNYLHRMTCLFCINVLAEVCGPEITTKVMLPTVLGMATDNVANVRFNVAKTLQKIGPYLEPCAVQAQVKPVLDKLNTDSDVDVKYFASEAIAGIAG